A genomic region of Tigriopus californicus strain San Diego chromosome 1, Tcal_SD_v2.1, whole genome shotgun sequence contains the following coding sequences:
- the LOC131886783 gene encoding replication factor C subunit 4-like, giving the protein MMEAFLKTGKLGQSSGASAAGSKKTSQSQGGGKRGPAPWVEKYRPRTVEDVAYQDEVVSVLKKSLSGADLPNLLFYGPPGTGKTSTILAAARDLFGDMYRERILELNASDERGISVIRDKVKRFAQLSASGRRPDGRPCPPFKVIILDEADSMTKDAQSALRRTMEKEGRSTKFCLICNYVSRIIEPLTSRCAKFRFKPLANTILQGRLEMIAAKEGIKVSEAGMGALLTTSEGDLRMAITTLQSCARLKSGGDGPEAITETDVSELSGVVSKEWLDRIMSTLQNNSYFDMENLLQEFMCEGYSISQLIHQIHVQVVQDDHLSDGQKSQICEALAVSESRLLDGANEYLQLVDISSTMMSTFAKGA; this is encoded by the coding sequence ATGATGGAGGCCTTCCTGAAGACCGGCAAACTCGGCCAGAGTTCCGGAGCATCAGCAGCGGGTTCCAAGAAAACATCTCAGAGCCAGGGCGGGGGCAAGAGAGGTCCTGCTCCTTGGGTGGAGAAATACCGCCCTAGAACCGTCGAAGATGTGGCTTACCAAGATGAGGTCGTGTCCGTGCTCAAGAAGTCGCTGAGCGGAGCGGATCTACCTAATCTGTTGTTTTACGGCCCACCCGGCACGGGCAAGACCTCGACCATCTTGGCTGCGGCTCGGGATCTCTTTGGGGACATGTATCGGGAGCGAATCTTGGAGTTGAACGCCTCGGATGAACGGGGCATCTCCGTGATTCGGGACAAGGTCAAACGCTTTGCTCAATTGTCGGCCTCAGGGCGTCGACCCGATGGGCGGCCTTGTCCCCCTTTTAAGGTTATTATTCTGGACGAAGCGGATAGCATGACTAAGGACGCTCAGTCCGCCCTCCGACGAACCATGGAGAAAGAGGGTCGATCCACGAAATTCTGCTTGATTTGTAACTATGTGAGCCGCATCATTGAGCCTTTGACCTCGCGATGCGCCAAGTTTCGCTTCAAGCCGTTGGCCAACACGATCCTTCAGGGACGTTTGGAAATGATTGCTGCTAAGGAAGGGATCAAGGTCAGTGAGGCGGGGATGGGCGCACTTTTAACCACTTCGGAAGGGGATTTGAGGATGGCTATCACTACTTTACAATCTTGCGCTCGCTTGAAAAGTGGTGGAGATGGACCTGAGGCCATCACCGAGACTGATGTGTCGGAATTGAGTGGTGTGGTGTCCAAGGAGTGGCTGGATCGGATCATGAGCACGTTGCAAAACAACTCTTATTTCGACATGGAGAATCTCTTACAAGAGTTCATGTGCGAAGGCTATTCTATCAGTCAACTCATTCATCAAATCCACGTACAAGTGGTCCAAGATGATCACCTTTCGGATGGGCAGAAATCTCAGATCTGTGAGGCTTTAGCCGTGAGCGAAAGTCGACTCTTGGACGGCGCCAATGAATATCTGCAGCTAGTGGATATCAGCTCGACCATGATGAGCACTTTTGCCAAAGGGGCTTAA
- the LOC131886774 gene encoding iduronate 2-sulfatase-like, whose product MGWWMILATCVSAVILTVYRHAAFTCLLESSPKPNVLFIVVDDLRPALGIFGDSLAKTPNLDQLGARSLVFTKALAQQALCGPSRTSFLTSRRPDHTKLYDFGSYWRDAGGNFSTLPQYFKENGYHCHSIGKVFHPDIVSNFSDDSPYSWSQTPYHPSTQVFKNAAVCPDPLSGEKFANLLCAVDLESQPEGTLPDLQIKTAAIEFLERWKSHPEKENPFFLAVGLHKPHVPYRIPKEYLALHPLEQIPLPKYPEVPPDLPLIAFNPWESLRRRDDIDRLNISFPIGRMPESYQRLIFQYYYASVTYIDDQIGQILERLVQLELSQNIVVSFLGDHGYGLGENSEYGKFSNFDVATKTPWMLHNPKSMPRLSSFKYVNPFSMSKEVPQKPLVPYQTHSTPVELLDVFPTLVATTGLEPVPLCLEGEAQTKMLCTEGQVRLGKNVPLAFCQYPRPAKIPVKKFDQPKLATIKFMGYSVTSEHFRYTRWLPFDHHTFLANWSHTVAHELYFHDQDPIEHFNLVSHAEFQPTVRRLQDIVKTKFGSPSLKTKQEVQV is encoded by the coding sequence ATGGGGTGGTGGATGATCCTAGCAACTTGCGTCTCTGCCGTGATACTCACAGTTTACCGCCATGCCGCGTTTACTTGTCTCCTCGAATCCTCGCCCAAGCCCAATGTTCTCTTCATAGTTGTGGATGATCTCCGTCCAGCCCTAGGCATATTTGGCGACTCCTTGGCCAAGACGCCGAATCTCGATCAACTTGGAGCGCGCAGCTTAGTCTTCACGAAAGCCTTGGCCCAACAAGCTCTCTGTGGACCTTCGCGAACCTCATTCCTAACCAGCCGAAGGCCAGACCATACCAAGCTCTACGATTTCGGGTCTTATTGGCGAGATGCAGGGGGCAATTTTAGCACCTTGcctcaatatttcaaagagaaCGGCTATCATTGTCACAGCATCGGGAAAGTCTTTCACCCGGACATTGTGAGCAATTTTAGTGATGACAGTCCCTACAGTTGGAGCCAGACTCCGTATCATCCAAGTACTCAGGTGTTCAAGAATGCTGCAGTTTGCCCGGATCCCTTGTCAGGAGAGAAGTTTGCCAATCTTCTATGTGCCGTGGATCTCGAATCTCAACCCGAGGGAACCTTGCCAGACCTGCAGATTAAAACGGCCGCCATTGAGTTTTTGGAACGATGGAAGAGTCATCCCGAGAAGGAGAACCCGTTCTTTCTAGCCGTTGGATTGCATAAACCGCATGTACCGTACCGAATCCCAAAAGAATATCTTGCACTCCATCCATTGGAACAAATCCCGTTGCCCAAGTATCCCGAAGTGCCTCCAGACCTTCCTTTGATAGCCTTTAACCCTTGGGAGTCGCTGCGAAGGCGAGATGATATTGATCGGCTGAACATTTCGTTCCCAATTGGTCGAATGCCGGAAAGCTATCAAAGGTTAATTTTCCAGTATTACTACGCTTCAGTCACTTACATAGATGATCAAATCGGACAAATCCTCGAGAGGTTGGTCCAATtggaattgagccaaaacattGTTGTGTCATTCTTGGGCGATCACGGATATGGCTTGGGAGAAAACAGCGAGTATGGAAAGTTCTCTAACTTCGATGTTGCCACGAAAACTCCTTGGATGCTCCACAACCCCAAGAGTATGCCAAGGCTATCCTCTTTCAAATACGTGAATCCCTTTTCGATGAGCAAAGAAGTTCCACAGAAGCCATTGGTCCCTTACCAAACCCATTCTACTCCAGTCGAACTCTTGGACGTTTTCCCGACTCTGGTGGCTACCACGGGACTCGAACCAGTGCCTCTTTGCTTAGAGGGCGAAGCTCAGACCAAAATGCTTTGCACTGAAGGTCAAGTTCGATTGGGCAAGAATGTTCCGCTGGCTTTTTGCCAATATCCAAGACCGGCGAAGATACCCGTGAAAAAATTCGACCAACCCAAACTCGCCACGATCAAGTTCATGGGATATTCGGTGACGTCAGAGCATTTCCGTTATACCCGATGGTTGCCGTTTGACCATCACaccttcttggccaattggtCTCACACTGTGGCACATGAACTTTATTTTCACGATCAAGATCCAattgagcatttcaatttggtcTCTCATGCGGAATTCCAGCCAACCGTTCGGCGTTTACAGGACATTGTCAAAACCAAATTTGGCTCCCcgtcattgaaaacaaaacaagaggtccaagtttaa
- the LOC131886764 gene encoding SET and MYND domain-containing protein 4-like: MNMSSVNENASPAQTWPELLDQLAAKAKREGTLKALSSAEGFTEKVRRVQEINGLRRKLVSWISQCSESAYGKSGGTASRLRDEGNLKFKRNDNLGSLKFYTESVICAPALGPELSLAFGNRSAALYHLGRYQDCLQDIELALKHRYPKNLEFKLHQRRGQCFVKLGEFDPAKAAFDLAIQALDLIPKLTPEKRDSLSRDIQALSVESVSISKSQTSLPEAWPGSIPPTFEPTNPDLPGATSSLSVKRDPEKGRFVVADEEVAVGQVLFSELPYASILLLDQYSTHCHHCYKRFYAPIPCLKCTQARYCSEDCRTDSWDQYHQHECAHLDLLHSVGIAHLALRTVEVTGYNNLINLKPFFNQITLSSTSLFPSGEPYRNVVDLVEHSRTMPPDEIFQYATTALLLTMYLSQRTSFFSSGSMSGLKLDPSLDVNEDSLDFIGGLMLKHMLQLVCNASAIYEVGPTKEASEDLNNAVSETEQRRIATAIYPGASMMNHSCDPTVINSFFNNRLIVRAIMPVAKGGEIFNCYGPHFRRHLRQERLTDLQSQYNFTCRCSHCADPKADFRLHGRFAAFKCSNCDGPIPDILKEAELTNQEDWHANQPCMDCGQARRSSQQIGDVFLGLDLFNKGQEMAARQDFSGAIHSFQKSLEVRERSLYKNHKDILETLDSLAKCQAMMGNFSQSAESLRKCISIVENRYGAVSIEVGHELVKFSDILEGQIADNGLNPKTAEALEAILKRASEILLLHYGNWHHEFQEVQEKLKQVSILLPPNK, encoded by the exons ATGAACATGTCCTCTGTGAATGAGAACGCCTCACCCGCCCAAACTTGGCCCGAGCTCTTGGACCAATTGGCGGCCAAGGCCAAACGGGAAGGCACCCTTAAGGCCCTGAGCTCAGCCGAAGGATTCACCGAGAAAGTTCGCAGAGTCCAAGAAATCAACGGCCTCCG ACGAAAACTGGTCTCTTGGATTTCGCAATGTTCCGAATCTGCCTACGGTAAATCCGGCGGTACGGCATCACGTCTACGAGATGAGGGCAATCTGAAGTTCAAGCGCAATGACAATCTCGGTAGTCTTAAATTTTACACCGAGAGCGTGATCTGCGCCCCGGCCTTGGGACCCGAACTCAGTCTAGCTTTTGGCAACCGCTCGGCTGCCCTATATCATTTGGGTCGCTATCAAGATTGCCTGCAAGACATTGAATTGGCTCTGAAGCATCGCTATCCGAAGAATCTCGAGTTCAAACTCCATCAAAGACGCGGTCAATGTTTCGTCAAGTTGGGCGAGTTTGATCCAGCCAAGGCAGCCTTTGACTTGGCCATCCAGGCGTTGGATCTCATTCCCAAATTAACCCCTGAGAAGCGAGATTCCTTATCCCGGGATATCCAAGCCTTATCGGTGGAAAGCGTGTCGATTTCGAAGAGCCAGACCAGTCTCCCGGAGGCATGGCCGGGGTCCATACCGCCCACATTTGAGCCTACCAATCCTGATCTCCCCGGTGCAACTTCGAGCTTGTCTGTGAAACGAGATCCGGAGAAAGGTCGCTTTGTCGTCGCAGATGAAGAAGTCGCCGTTGGTCAGGTTCTGTTCTCGGAATTACCCTATGCTTCGATTTTGCTACTCGACCAATATTCCACACACTGCCACCATTGCTACAAACGCTTTTACGCTCCCATTCCTTGCTTGAAATGCACCCAAGCGCGTTATTGTTCGGAGGACTGTCGTACCGACTCTTGGGATCAGTATCATCAACACGAATGCGCTCACCTAGACTTACTGCACTCGGTAGGGATCGCTCATCTGGCCTTGAGAACCGTGGAAGTGACGGGGTACAATAATTTGATCAACCTCAAACCGTTCTTCAACCAAATTACTTTGAGCTCCACGAGTTTGTTCCCATCCGGAGAACCTTACCGAAACGTGGTGGATTTGGTGGAACACAGCCGAACAATGCCACCCGATGAGATATTCCAATATGCGACCACAGCCTTGCTTCTGACCATGTATTTGAGCCAAAGAACATCCTTCTTCTCATCGGGATCCATGTCGGGTTTGAAGCTAGATCCGAGTCTGGATGTGAACGAGGACTCCCTGGACTTCATCGGCGGATTGATGCTCAAGCATATGCTTCAATTAGTATGCAATGCCAGCGCCATCTACGAGGTAGGGCCAACCAAAGAGGCCTCGGAGGATTTGAATAATGCGGTAAGCGAAACCGAGCAGAGAAGAATCGCCACCGCTATTTATCCGGGAGCCTCCATGATGAACCATTCCTGTGATCCCACTGTGATTAACAGCTTCTTTAACAACCGGCTCATTGTACGGGCTATAATGCCCGTAGCAAAAGGTGGAGAGATATTCAATTGCTATGGTCCGCATTTTCGTCGTCATCTGCGTCAAGaacgactgactgacttgcAAAGTCAGTACAACTTCACTTGTCGGTGTTCGCATTGTGCGGATCCGAAGGCGGATTTTCGTCTCCACGGCCGATTTGCGGCCTTTAAATGCTCGAACTGTGATGGACCAATCCCGGATATCTTAAAGGAAGCGGAGTTAACGAATCAAGAAGATTGGCATGCCAATCAACCCTGCATGGATTGCGGCCAAGCTCGGCGGTCCAGCCAACAAATTGGCGACGTGTTCCTCGGATTAGATTTGTTCAATAAGGGTCAAGAAATGGCCGCGAGACAAGATTTCTCGGGGGCGATCCATAGCTTTCAGAAAAGTCTGGAAGTTCGAGAAAGGAGCctttacaaaaaccataaagACATTCTCGAGACTCTGGATAGCCTAGCCAAATGTCAGGCCATGATGGGGAATTTCTCTCAAAGCGCCGAGTCTCTGCGAAAATGCATCAGTATCGTCGAGAACAG ATATGGCGCTGTCAGTATTGAGGTTGGACACGAGTTGGTCAAGTTCTCTGATATATTGGAAGGCCAAATCGCGGACAACGGGCTCAATCCAAAAACTGCCGAAGCACTCGAGGCAATCTTGAAACGCGCGTCCGAGATTCTACTTTTACACTACGGCAACTGGCACCACGAATTCCAAGAGGTCCAAGAGAAACTGAAGCAAGTATCGATACTCTTGCCTCCGAACAAATGA
- the LOC131886792 gene encoding uncharacterized protein LOC131886792, producing the protein MEEAVYIIRLTRDDASDRKRPFTGLLPSEERYSASFMAGSGCVHIILGLLNVTFGGLALFVEPECNQYGSGLWTGLIFVICGVCGVLSKTRWYVRSQIFYFVLGSFLAMMAALTAVVMTSLGVEMKKNRLNQIRAQYATNPYVISFNEEVESQTTFIVTSNIFITSVLEFFWSLWSFKVAFDGFMTKEYQFGNELQPYVPTRSDSRVNNPRDLAPGQSRYHRKEFHIRAKLPFGSSSESILNNPHFLCNLLAQQPQEDYHITRVNPLCMESSESDVQERIVPFSTLSQEDKVERYLSHSVFLAQADNVWHRDQTEFISSWNSVE; encoded by the coding sequence ATGGAGGAAGCTGTGTACATAATTCGTCTGACCCGGGACGACGCTTCAGACCGGAAGCGCCCATTCACAGGATTATTACCCAGCGAGGAGAGGTATTCCGCCTCTTTCATGGCGGGATCCGGTTGTGTTCATATCATTTTGGGCCTCCTGAACGTCACCTTTGGTGGATTGGCCTTGTTCGTCGAACCTGAGTGCAATCAGTATGGATCCGGTCTTTGGACGGGATTGATTTTCGTGATATGTGGTGTGTGTGGAGTCTTGTCCAAGACCAGATGGTATGTTCGAAGTCAGATTTTCTACTTTGTATTGGGATCATTTCTGGCCATGATGGCCGCTCTCACCGCCGTGGTGATGACCTCTTTGGGcgtggaaatgaaaaagaacagaCTCAACCAGATCCGGGCCCAATATGCCACCAACCCGTATGTGATCAGCTTCAATGAAGAAGTTGAAAGCCAAACGACCTTCATCGTGACCAGTAATATCTTTATTACGAGTGTTCTGGAATTCTTTTGGTCTTTATGGTCGTTCAAAGTGGCCTTTGATGGTTTCATGACAAAGGAGTACCAATTCGGCAACGAGCTCCAACCCTACGTCCCCACCCGTTCCGATTCCAGAGTCAACAACCCAAGAGATCTGGCCCCTGGTCAATCTCGATATCATCGCAAGGAGTTCCATATTCGGGCCAAGCTTCCCTTTGGATCGTCCTCTGAAAGCATTCTGAACAATCCTCATTTTCTCTGCAATCTATTAGCTCAACAACCCCAAGAGGACTACCACATCACGAGGGTCAACCCATTGTGCATGGAATCTTCAGAGTCTGATGTCCAAGAACGGATCGTGCCCTTCAGCACTCTCAGTCAAGAGGACAAAGTGGAACGATATTTGAGTCACTCGGTGTTCCTAGCACAAGCCGACAACGTTTGGCATCGAGATCAGACCGAGTTTATTTCTTCATGGAACAGCGTGGAATAA